A window of Eucalyptus grandis isolate ANBG69807.140 chromosome 4, ASM1654582v1, whole genome shotgun sequence genomic DNA:
GATGTGGAGAAAGTAGCTAATGCGGATTTTGTTATGAATACTCTGGCATTTAATTTCATATCTCTTTGCCACTTTATGAACACTGTGTTCAGATCCTATTGATCCATCGTTCTAGTCTTAGCTGCTTCATTGGAGGTCCAAGAATGGGTTTTCTTTTCTGAGGACACTTCCATTTCCCAGCAGACTCCTGCACATCAAAACTGCTCTGGAAATTAGTTATTTCTGATAATGGTTTCATCTTGGCTTCATCCTCTATAgcagctgacaaaacatttcctttAGCATGTGAGCACTGGTGCAAAGCCCTCCGTGGCCTCGTCAATTCATCACTTGCACTTGTAGCTTCCTTCCTCCTTATGGAAACAAAACTAGTGCTGTCATTATCTCTTCGATTGTTTTCTTTGTCATGACCTCCGTGAGTTGATCTTCTTGTTGAAGTTTGATTGACTGGAGATAAGCCCAAATCGCCATCAAGCAGTGTGTGAGCAACTTCCCTATTCTGGGCCTTCAGTCCCGAGCCCTCTTCAAATCTACCAATCAACTCTCTACAAGCTTTTCTTTTACCATTGCTTGAGTTCTCGTTGATATTGGAGTGAAAAAGGATGGCTTCTTCAGAATGAAGTTGCTTTGGCCTCTTATTTTTACAATCCCAGTCATTGTTTAGCAAAGCTTTAAATTCCATCCTTCCATCAGTAATTTTAGGGCAAGGAATCTGAGGTAAAAGATGTTTGTCCCCTTTAGATGTACTGCCAACCTgtaaattttgaacattttcatggatTTAGGAACCTAAgtatcttgcttttctttttcttttctttttatcttttttgttttactagGAGAAACTTAAGCATATTGTTGTCCAAGAACTATTTGATCTAAACAGAGAAACACAGAGTCAAAACCACCAAGAACTTGGCTGACTATATTACACTAATAAAAAGCTGCACTTCCTAAACATCCATACTGAAGGACCAAGGAAGCAAAGAAAGATTACCTCATCCAGAGTGTGCTGATATTCATGCTCAAGATCTTCATGAGAGCTGCTACCGAGGACAGAGTTCAACCGTTCATTGATCCCCGTGCCACCAGCTATTCTCTTACCTGACAAGTTATGCTgattgtcttctttttctccaataACATTTTTAAGAATCAAATCATCTTTCACATCACCATTGTCCTCAACAGGAGATCCTGGGAAGGTGCTCAATTCTGGAGATTCGTAGACATAGCTTGAGAACCAATTTGTTATGTCAGGAGGCTCTGACAAACATGAAATAACTCATTTTAGAACATACATATGTCTAGAGATATGTAACCCACATAGACTCGCACACATCACGCAGTCTGACGTATCAGCCTGCTGGGAGACCTACAATTGAGTAACTACCAATTTTCATCACTCATCTATAGCCACTTAGAAATCTTAACAGCTTCAAAGAGGTGAAACAATGGTGCCTTTTAATATATGAAAGAAGCTATACCAACCAGAGAGTGGCAAAGATGGGGTCATAGAATCTGCTATCTGCACCAGAAGGGAGAAAAAAACGTATCATTAAGAATGAAGACTGGGCTTTGAAGTTATATTTAGC
This region includes:
- the LOC104441948 gene encoding uncharacterized protein LOC104441948 isoform X2, translating into MKPSAPFSVRDSQVRTRSSSSPSKSATSDANCHVLQMLTPHSGSQISASSCSPSLLSEPPDVRRWFSSYVYESPSLGTSEGFLGSVLDESERENNGCVVDDGKIGGGGGGGEATSRGSNCIRGRGRGRDRLGAHEFAGNFGSNELVEESPTEVPDSLESSLQISEPPDVGEWFSSYVYESPELSECSREFVSGESECKKEGPFTGESKKEHGNSGEVTRVKDGDAAGALEVPHANGLVCNGGGSFINHDRDNQTPTKIADSMTPSLPLSEPPDITNWFSSYVYESPELSTFPGSPVEDNGDVKDDLILKNVIGEKEDNQHNLSGKRIAGGTGINERLNSVLGSSSHEDLEHEYQHTLDEIPCPKITDGRMEFKALLNNDWDCKNKRPKQLHSEEAILFHSNINENSSNGKRKACRELIGRFEEGSGLKAQNREVAHTLLDGDLGLSPVNQTSTRRSTHGGHDKENNRRDNDSTSFVSIRRKEATSASDELTRPRRALHQCSHAKGNVLSAAIEDEAKMKPLSEITNFQSSFDVQESAGKWKCPQKRKPILGPPMKQLRLERWINRI
- the LOC104441948 gene encoding uncharacterized protein LOC104441948 isoform X3, whose product is MKPSAPFSVRDSQISASSCSPSLLSEPPDVRRWFSSYVYESPSLGTSEGFLGSVLDESERENNGCVVDDGKIGGGGGGGEATSRGSNCIRGRGRGRDRLGAHEFAGNFGSNELVEESPTEVPDSLESSLQISEPPDVGEWFSSYVYESPELSECSREFVSGESECKKEGPFTGESKKEHGNSGEVTRVKDGDAAGALEVPHANGLVCNGGGSFINHDRDNQTPTKIADSMTPSLPLSEPPDITNWFSSYVYESPELSTFPGSPVEDNGDVKDDLILKNVIGEKEDNQHNLSGKRIAGGTGINERLNSVLGSSSHEDLEHEYQHTLDEVGSTSKGDKHLLPQIPCPKITDGRMEFKALLNNDWDCKNKRPKQLHSEEAILFHSNINENSSNGKRKACRELIGRFEEGSGLKAQNREVAHTLLDGDLGLSPVNQTSTRRSTHGGHDKENNRRDNDSTSFVSIRRKEATSASDELTRPRRALHQCSHAKGNVLSAAIEDEAKMKPLSEITNFQSSFDVQESAGKWKCPQKRKPILGPPMKQLRLERWINRI
- the LOC104441948 gene encoding uncharacterized protein LOC104441948 isoform X1 yields the protein MKPSAPFSVRDSQVRTRSSSSPSKSATSDANCHVLQMLTPHSGSQISASSCSPSLLSEPPDVRRWFSSYVYESPSLGTSEGFLGSVLDESERENNGCVVDDGKIGGGGGGGEATSRGSNCIRGRGRGRDRLGAHEFAGNFGSNELVEESPTEVPDSLESSLQISEPPDVGEWFSSYVYESPELSECSREFVSGESECKKEGPFTGESKKEHGNSGEVTRVKDGDAAGALEVPHANGLVCNGGGSFINHDRDNQTPTKIADSMTPSLPLSEPPDITNWFSSYVYESPELSTFPGSPVEDNGDVKDDLILKNVIGEKEDNQHNLSGKRIAGGTGINERLNSVLGSSSHEDLEHEYQHTLDEVGSTSKGDKHLLPQIPCPKITDGRMEFKALLNNDWDCKNKRPKQLHSEEAILFHSNINENSSNGKRKACRELIGRFEEGSGLKAQNREVAHTLLDGDLGLSPVNQTSTRRSTHGGHDKENNRRDNDSTSFVSIRRKEATSASDELTRPRRALHQCSHAKGNVLSAAIEDEAKMKPLSEITNFQSSFDVQESAGKWKCPQKRKPILGPPMKQLRLERWINRI